CAGTAATCTAAATCTAGTTCCTTTATTTTTCCCGTTTCACTATCAACGAGTTTTACCCCACCCTTTAACATAGGATCTATTTCATCTCCACTGGCTATCTGAAAAACTATCACTTCATGTTCAAGTGATAGTAATGTGTTAAGACCCCTTTCATAACCATTAGGTGAGAGAAAATCAGAAAAGAGGATAGTTACCCCTTTAGGTTTCAACAGAGATTTAGCTGAAAGGATAAAACTATTTAAATCCCCTAATCCTGCAAATTCCACTTTTTCCATAAATTTTAGCACTTTGTTGTAACTATTTCCTCCATAGAGGGGTTTTAAATGGTCATAGATAGTTTCCCTTCCTAAATATATCCCCACCCGATCTAATGCCTTTAAACTAATATAGCTTAAACCTAAACTTAATTCCAAAGCTTTATAGCCTTTGTGGGGATCGCCAAAATCCATGGATTTACTGGTATCTATTAAGATATTTATT
The Anaerobranca gottschalkii DSM 13577 DNA segment above includes these coding regions:
- a CDS encoding DUF58 domain-containing protein, with the protein product MAWEFTIDYQKLNTLALIFRTGLTGTSSGKRLTNKYGTSLEFADYRPYLPGDDIRRIDWSLYGRSKRLYTKLHRSEIDATINILIDTSKSMDFGDPHKGYKALELSLGLSYISLKALDRVGIYLGRETIYDHLKPLYGGNSYNKVLKFMEKVEFAGLGDLNSFILSAKSLLKPKGVTILFSDFLSPNGYERGLNTLLSLEHEVIVFQIASGDEIDPMLKGGVKLVDSETGKIKELDLDYWSLRRYKENFQKHQREIEDFCKKRNISYSFVDTKESLYQTLYSLKGKIK